TTCCCGGACTATTTACGCATGCCTAGCGCATCCGCCATCACATGATAAATCACGTTTTGTTCCAGCGTACCGCGTACTAGATAAGCGCCAGGGCCGTCGGCATAGATAGCCACGTCTTCGCCGGCGTGGGTTTCCGCGCTCATCGGTACGGTGGCTTCCTGCATGTAGTTCGGATTGGCGGTATCGACCGCTGTCAAATCCGGACGCAGTTTACTACCCTCGTAGGCAGCAGCGACGGTACCTTCGTTGGCAGGATTAAATTCCTTGCGTTGCAAGCCACCGGTCCAGCCTGGGCCGTTAGCATAGGTCAGCGTGGTGTAAGGCAAACCTAAAGAATCTTTAGTAACAACGCCGTCTACAGCGGTTTTACCCAGGATAGGATTGCCGCGCGAGGGGTAACCGGCGATGGTGAACACATGGCTGTGATCGGCAGTAACCAGGATCAAGGTGTCTTCGTCGCGGGTCAGTTGTCTGGCTTTTTTCACCGCATCCGACAGCGCCACGGTATCGGTTAGCGCCCGGTAGGCATTGCCGGCGTGATGAGCATGGTCGATCCGGCCGGCTTCCACCATCAAGTAATAACCTTTGCGGTTTTTTTCCAGAATTTTGATGGCTTTTTCGGTCATCTCGGTCAAGGACGGTTCACCGGCGGCGTCTTGCGCGCGGTCGGCTTCATAGCGCATGTGCGAACGTTCGAACAAACCCAACAAATGATCGGTAGACGCCGGATTTACCGCGTCGAACTGGGCTTTGTTCCAGACGTAGTCGGAATTATTGTATTGCGATGTCCACTCCAAGGTCAGATCGCGGCCATCGGCGCGGCGACCTTTTTGGGTTGGGTATTCAGGGTCGGCAACGTTATTAGGCATGAAATAGCTACGACCACCGCCCAAAGCCACTTCCAGGCCGTCGCCGTAAGGAAACTCCAGCAACTGGCGAGCAATATCCTTCACGGTGGCGCCAGCAGGCAGGTTGCTGTCGGCTTCCCAATCGCGGTTGGAAATGTGGGCGTAATTCACGGCAGGCGTGGCGTGGGTAAAACGGGCGGTTGTGACGACACCGGTGGACATGCCGC
The window above is part of the Methylomonas sp. ZR1 genome. Proteins encoded here:
- a CDS encoding alkaline phosphatase, with product MKKTHPQKLAAVAVGAFGFTLSVAAVAHDHADRDHHDSHKPAQTSQVPTSGAEWFKAGEAAVLVNKRDVAQLRKAKNVILFVGDGMGVSTVTAARILEGQMAGRDGEFNRLGFEKFNNLAFSVTASANQQTSDSAPTATAMVAGVKTNDGAISVDQSINRTEPSAEVTAAKSVKTILERAEERGMSTGVVTTARFTHATPAVNYAHISNRDWEADSNLPAGATVKDIARQLLEFPYGDGLEVALGGGRSYFMPNNVADPEYPTQKGRRADGRDLTLEWTSQYNNSDYVWNKAQFDAVNPASTDHLLGLFERSHMRYEADRAQDAAGEPSLTEMTEKAIKILEKNRKGYYLMVEAGRIDHAHHAGNAYRALTDTVALSDAVKKARQLTRDEDTLILVTADHSHVFTIAGYPSRGNPILGKTAVDGVVTKDSLGLPYTTLTYANGPGWTGGLQRKEFNPANEGTVAAAYEGSKLRPDLTAVDTANPNYMQEATVPMSAETHAGEDVAIYADGPGAYLVRGTLEQNVIYHVMADALGMRK